In Quercus robur chromosome 11, dhQueRobu3.1, whole genome shotgun sequence, the following proteins share a genomic window:
- the LOC126706149 gene encoding uncharacterized protein LOC126706149: protein MNLLHRMKRALVAISTRINSRKSGGGVGRGGSTSASDYGLLKLRDDVQMCGYKDVQVMWKILSGSQIDQQMANAAAAAKSETTVAQPLKRNKKRRPFWKLYFWNNHRGTSSLFS, encoded by the exons ATGAATTTGCTGCACAGAATGAAGAGAGCTTTGGTTGCTATATCTACACGAATCAATTCTCGTAAATCTG GTGGTGGTGTAGGCAGAGGTGGCAGCACTAGTGCAAGTGATTATGGTCTGTTGAAACTACGAGATGATGTACAGATGTGTGGATACAAAGATGTGCAAGTTATGTGGAAAATATTAAGTGGATCACAGATAGATCAGCAGATGGCTAATGCTGCAGCAGCAGCTAAAAGTGAAACCACAGTGGCTCAACCTCTCAAACGCAACAAGAAACGTCGACCCTTTTGGAAATTGTACTTTTGGAATAACCATAGGGGCACATCCTCTTTGTTTAGTTAA
- the LOC126706771 gene encoding RING-H2 finger protein ATL43 — translation MECFFFVSKPLTLVALFLILLSAPPSMADDDNNNNNVKGGGVFLRDIATNSSSNSPPPMSSENHGRSVPFRPSMVVIIVVLAGIFSVVFLVLLYAKHCTGDGIVVVTATPTRAATARKNSGIDRGVVESLPVFRFGSLRGQKEGLDCAVCLNRFDSNEVLRLLPKCKHAFHVECVDTWLDAHSTCPLCRYRVDPEDILLVDRNPPPESRQNSTHEVVLDVNVNVNVNPIGNKRFSGRHSSGGEKGILRSNSHDPMALRRSLDSAGVRKKSQSLRAIGSYDYPRKDGLLSTSLDRGNSRVEHRIIVSSNSSRAHDRWSDAQPSDLLYLGSEMIMSDSRRFLSTSRSRQQQHSNGIDGNGNELRRWGGASSGGRNNTNTNTISNNSNTVMNGRSVSEITGFSRFPIKANRANSTH, via the coding sequence ATGGAGTGTTTCTTCTTCGTTTCCAAGCCTTTGACGCTCGTCGCTCTTTTCCTTATCCTCCTATCCGCTCCACCTTCCATGGCGGACGacgataacaacaacaacaatgttaAAGGTGGTGGTGTTTTCCTTAGAGACATTGCAACCAATTCATCATCTAATTCACCTCCACCAATGTCGAGTGAAAACCATGGAAGATCTGTACCCTTTAGGCCTAGCATGGTGGTGATAATAGTGGTGTTAGCAGGCATATTCTCCGTCGTGTTTCTCGTCCTCCTCTACGCAAAACACTGCACTGGTGATGGCATTGTAGTTGTCACAGCCACACCCACAAGGGCCGCGACAGCGAGGAAGAATTCGGGAATCGATCGAGGTGTCGTGGAGTCATTGCCCGTGTTTCGATTCGGATCTCTCCGAGGCCAAAAGGAAGGCCTCGACTGCGCAGTTTGTCTCAATCGTTTCGACTCCAACGAAGTCCTTCGGCTCCTCCCGAAATGCAAGCACGCGTTCCATGTCGAATGCGTCGACACATGGCTCGATGCTCATTCGACGTGTCCACTCTGTCGATACCGTGTCGACCCAGAAGATATTCTCCTCGTCGACCGAAACCCACCTCCAGAATCTCGCCAAAACAGCACCCACGAGGTCGTTTTGGACGTGAACGTGAACGTGAACGTGAACCCAATTGGGAACAAACGATTCTCAGGTCGACACTCATCAGGTGGCGAAAAGGGAATTTTGCGTTCGAATTCTCACGATCCGATGGCGCTTAGGAGATCGCTCGATAGTGCTGGGGTGAGAAAAAAGAGTCAGAGTTTAAGAGCCATTGGATCTTATGATTACCCAAGAAAAGATGGGCTATTGTCGACGAGCTTAGACAGAGGGAATAGTAGGGTGGAGCACAGGATAATTGTTTCTTCTAACTCGAGTAGGGCCCACGATAGGTGGAGCGATGCACAGCCGTCAGATCTTTTGTATTTGGGGTCAGAAATGATAATGAGTGACAGCCGTAGATTTTTGTCGACATCGAGATCGAGACAGCAACAGCACAGTAATGGTATTGATGGCAATGGTAACGAGTTGCGGAGATGGGGTGGTGCTAGTAGTGGTGGCAGaaacaatacaaacacaaacaccatCAGCAACAACAGCAACACAGTAATGAATGGTCGAAGTGTGTCGGAAATCACTGGCTTCAGCAGGTTCCCAATCAAAGCCAATAGAGCCAATAGCACCCACTAA
- the LOC126704611 gene encoding uncharacterized protein LOC126704611, with the protein MGSEESDPEVEMSSLIKQLANCNQTARNKALRLLLKTWLPSQQSLSEEDLKKLWKGLFYCVWHADNHLFQSQLIDRLSSLLLRLPLPLSFRYLACFLLTIRREWPGIDALRLDKFYLLIRRFLHYSFVLLKTQKWDLGVCVKFVDLLLENTVYANDKFRGNGVNYHVVSVFLEELRAFLPVRAEVVGVLLKPFVSVMGKSGDKVLCNKIKGCVFDVLVKMGVKLLEVKKVGGAECEVDSREDFVVFGTIALTMGFSKEFYEMGSSAECLQGNRKVLFGLYEAFSKLEKDFAASGIEVSIPDIVENDEDEEVPTLVPIAPEVKMGGDAVNGCADDDKALKKCKNKDKKKKDSSGSGKTSTKKKKKQKNEISDMIIENGPTGVENENVVIANGDNSVDEIVSDGSLIEFNESVISNLQMQFEKVAAEAGLENDVASARNLAKIKVNGTVSKKRKRTKSMDGKQSQNHELNTEGDAEGGMTAKSGEKSAKKVRFSMKNNLVWKPQSPLPPQSVRIPPSVTPRGSALKKGVPPGPIREMLPATKMMKKRAVAVKKVRKGKKSISPAAKRVKKLKSRSP; encoded by the coding sequence atggGTTCAGAAGAATCAGACCCAGAAGTAGAGATGTCTTCACTGATAAAGCAGCTAGCAAATTGCAACCAAACAGCCCGAAACAAAGCTCTCCGTCTCCTCCTCAAAACGTGGCTTCCTTCCCAGCAAAGTCTCTCCGAAGAAGACCTCAAAAAGCTCTGGAAAGGCCTCTTCTACTGTGTTTGGCACGCTGACAATCACTTGTTCCAGTCTCAACTCATCGACAGACTCTCCTCTCTCCTCCTCCGCCTCCCGCTGCCGCTTTCCTTCCGCTACTTGGCTTGTTTTCTTCTCACCATTCGCCGCGAATGGCCCGGTATCGACGCGTTGAGGTTAGACAAGTTCTATCTCTTGATTCGGAGGTTTTTGCATTATTCGTTTGTTTTGTTGAAAACCCAGAAGTGGGATTTGGGTGTTTGTGTGAAATTCGTGGATTTGTTGTTGGAGAACACTGTTTATGCTAATGATAAGTTTAGGGGCAATGGGGTTAATTACCATGTCGTGTCTGTGTTTTTGGAGGAGCTTCGGGCTTTTCTTCCGGTGAGGGCTGAGGTTGTTGGGGTTTTGTTGAAGCCTTTTGTTTCGGTTATGGGGAAATCGGGGGATAAGGTTTTGTGTAATAAGATTAAGGGTTGTGTGTTTGATGTGTTGGTTAAGATGGGTGTGAAGTTGCTGGAGGTTAAGAAAGTTGGAGGAGCTGAGTGTGAGGTTGATTCGAGGGAGGATTTTGTGGTGTTTGGGACAATTGCGTTGACAATGGGGTTTTCGAAGGAGTTTTATGAAATGGGTTCCTCGGCTGAGTGCCTTCAGGGGAATAGGAAGGTGTTGTTTGGTTTGTATGAGGCGTTTTCTAAGTTGGAGAAGGATTTTGCAGCCTCTGGGATTGAGGTTTCGATTCCTGATATTGTTGAAAATGACGAGGATGAAGAAGTGCCGACTTTGGTTCCTATTGCTCCTGAGGTGAAAATGGGTGGCGATGCTGTAAATGGGTGTGCCGATGATGATAAGGCTTTGAAGAAGTGCAAGAATAAggataagaagaagaaagattcaAGTGGGAGTGGCAAAACGAGTacgaaaaagaagaagaaacagaagaatGAGATTTCTGATATGATTATAGAGAATGGTCCTACAGGGGTAGAGAATGAGAATGTAGTTATTGCAAATGGTGACAATTCAGTTGATGAAATTGTTTCAGATGGAAGTTTGATAGAATTTAATGAGTCTGTGATTTCAAACCTCCAGATGCAGTTTGAGAAGGTGGCTGCTGAAGCGGGTTTGGAAAATGATGTTGCTAGTGCCCGCAATTTAGCTAAAATTAAAGTTAATGGTACTGTATctaagaagagaaagagaaccaAGAGTATGGATGGGAAGCAATCCCAAAATCACGAGCTAAATACTGAAGGGGATGCTGAAGGCGGCATGACTGCAAAGAGTGGGGAGAAGAGTGCGAAGAAAGTAAGGTTTTCCATGAAGAATAACTTGGTGTGGAAGCCCCAGAGTCCATTACCTCCACAAAGTGTGAGAATTCCTCCCTCTGTTACTCCAAGAGGAAGTGCACTGAAGAAAGGGGTACCTCCAGGTCCCATCAGGGAGATGCTTCCTGCAACGAAGATGATGAAAAAGAGAGCTGTTGCTGTAAAGAAGGTCcggaaggggaaaaaaagcaTTTCTCCTGCCGCCAAACGTGTGAAGAAGTTGAAATCTCGTTCTCCTTAG